The following are encoded together in the Gasterosteus aculeatus chromosome 7, fGasAcu3.hap1.1, whole genome shotgun sequence genome:
- the paqr9 gene encoding membrane progesterone receptor epsilon, whose amino-acid sequence MLLNFGQPLPLLRHTDVPPRVLENYILTGYRFPNYSLRDCLLSAIRPTNETGNFWTHFLPLFIFLYYFMEVFGWEGAPHGASPFFYPLWNYFIGVFCLLMASSMAHLLNSMSLVVREVCFFVDYGTISSYTVGSSLAYYYYIHPRAGIKDSGGQNGSQMDMKIEPARSLKSFYVIPDFGVLFETLYIPTACVVAILCVLSCCNTRHRWRRHRYVIRTFVFLFPFLISSTPVFYRLLTRSPYSTTSSSFEISTSTAGFFYRHCLWLLVSAVFNISKFPERLSPGSFDIWGHSHQWFHCCTFLSILDELHMIKTEVRAILLSQTLLLPPAILSRLPGPTIASTYGVMLLLQTTIVSIIVCFSWHANSIYGPERDQLAKEHSKKPLKCH is encoded by the coding sequence atgCTTCTGAACTTTGGCCAACCGTTACCTCTTCTGAGGCATACGGATGTGCCACCGCGTGTCTTAGAAAACTACATCCTGACTGGCTACCGGTTCCCAAACTACAGCCTGAGGGATTGCTTACTATCGGCAATCAGGCCCACCAATGAAACAGGCAACTTCTGGACACACTTCCtcccactttttatttttttgtactaCTTTATGGAGGTGTTTGGTTGGGAAGGTGCGCCACATGGTGCTTCCCCATTCTTCTATCCATTATGGAACTACTTCATCGGGGTGTTCTGTCTGTTAATGGCTAGCAGCATGGCCCATCTGCTGAACTCAATGTCTTTGGTGGTAAGAGAAGTCTGCTTCTTTGTGGATTACGGCACTATCAGTTCTTACACCGTTGGTTCATCGTTGGCATACTACTACTACATCCACCCTCGGGCAGGAATAAAAGATTCAGGAGGCCAAAATGGCTCCCAAATGGACATGAAAATTGAACCTGCAAGATCTCTTAAATCATTTTATGTAATCCCAGATTTCGGTGTGTTATTTGAGACCTTGTACATTCCGACCGCATGCGTTGTAGCAATCCTTTGCGTCTTATCTTGCTGCAACACTCGGCACAGATGGAGGCGTCATCGATATGTCATccgaacatttgtttttctcttcccgTTCCTCATTTCCTCCACGCCAGTCTTCTATCGCCTCCTTACCAGATCCCCTTACTctaccacctcctcctcttttgaaATTTCCACCTCCACAGCCGGCTTCTTCTATCGCCACTGCCTCTGGCTGCTGGTGTCGGCCGTCTTCAATATCAGCAAGTTCCCCGAGAGGCTATCTCCAGGCAGTTTCGACATCTGGGGGCACAGCCACCAGTGGTTCCACTGTTGCACATTTTTGTCAATCCTCGACGAACTTCACATGATCAAAACCGAGGTGAGGGCTATCCTGCTCAGCCAGACTCTGCTCCTGCCACCTGCTATCCTCTCCCGCCTACCAGGACCTACCATAGCTTCAACCTATGGGGTAATGCTACTCCTCCAGACCACCATCGTCTCCATCATCGTGTGCTTCTCCTGGCATGCTAACAGCATTTACGGACCTGAGAGAGACCAGCTTGCAAAGGAACACTCCAAGAAGCCCCTAAAATGCCACTGA